A region of candidate division WOR-3 bacterium DNA encodes the following proteins:
- a CDS encoding prepilin peptidase encodes MCLGSFANVIIYRVPKNLSIVYPSSFCPSCKNKIKFYDNIPLISFLLLKGKCRFCGEKISFRYPFVEFLTGVLFLLSYIKFKFSPLMFEMIFLNYFLMIMAFIDYETGYIYDVLLFPSLYTGFIISFLNNHLISSIFYALFAFFFGLFLRLIFGRIFKKEALGEGDPYVFALIAIYIRGFDLFFVFFLSFLIGSILGFILILRKKEKYLPLLPFLFTGTFLYYIIYPFPNKIIFKLFYL; translated from the coding sequence TTGTGTTTAGGAAGTTTTGCAAATGTTATTATCTATAGGGTACCAAAAAATCTTTCAATAGTTTATCCTTCTTCTTTCTGTCCTTCATGTAAAAATAAAATAAAGTTTTATGATAATATTCCTCTAATAAGTTTTCTCTTATTAAAGGGAAAATGCAGATTCTGTGGAGAAAAAATAAGTTTTAGATACCCTTTTGTAGAATTTTTAACAGGAGTTTTATTTCTTTTATCCTATATTAAATTTAAATTTTCTCCTTTAATGTTTGAAATGATATTTCTTAACTATTTTTTAATGATAATGGCTTTTATAGATTATGAAACTGGGTATATATACGATGTTTTACTTTTTCCTTCCCTTTATACAGGTTTTATTATTTCTTTTTTGAATAATCATTTGATTTCTTCAATTTTCTATGCCCTTTTTGCATTTTTCTTTGGTCTTTTTTTAAGGTTAATTTTTGGAAGAATTTTTAAAAAGGAAGCACTTGGTGAGGGAGATCCCTATGTATTTGCTTTAATTGCAATATATATAAGAGGTTTTGATCTATTTTTTGTTTTTTTCCTTTCTTTTTTAATAGGTTCTATTTTAGGTTTTATTTTAATTTTAAGAAAAAAAGAAAAATATTTACCTCTTTTACCCTTTCTCTTTACTGGCACCTTTCTTTACTATATAATCTATCCTTTTCCAAATAAAATAATCTTTAAACTTTTTTATCTATAA
- a CDS encoding sensor domain-containing diguanylate cyclase gives MIDEFLKDNVYLVLSFFLAFIIILMIVIFELRGKLRERDKKIKEYERRLKGLRETHEFMVKELTARIDELNVMFSKRKRITQSVINLARALSELREEKEIIYLVLEQTKNILNVTDVYYFIPQDEGLKYVLFEHRTLSDKGTLKRGELVYNLGEGPIGYVAKKRYIMDKDTMFQDALVDGLPETYLADPFGMDYEIISPLTYQATNFGVIAVSGIKEEKIEGVSYRETKEEALRTSMEALQMISELTSLALNSAMLLEKIQTMADTDGLTGIYNKRYFMERLSRELLKAKQDGYKVGIFMLDIDFFKKYNDTNGHPMGDKLLRSIAKILKKTAETLNGIPARYGGEEFVVLLPGRNKFETMTYGDQVRKIIEKTRFPKEEKQPGGKLTISGGVAVFPDDAQDEKTLIDKADKALYKAKESGKNRVLAAG, from the coding sequence ATGATTGATGAATTTCTAAAGGATAATGTATATTTAGTTTTAAGTTTTTTTCTTGCTTTTATTATTATCCTTATGATTGTAATCTTTGAGTTGAGGGGAAAATTAAGGGAAAGGGACAAAAAGATAAAAGAGTACGAAAGGAGATTGAAGGGGTTAAGAGAAACACATGAATTTATGGTTAAAGAACTTACTGCAAGAATTGATGAACTTAATGTTATGTTTTCGAAAAGAAAAAGAATAACTCAATCTGTTATTAATCTAGCAAGAGCTTTGAGTGAACTCAGAGAGGAGAAAGAGATTATATATCTCGTTCTTGAGCAAACAAAAAATATATTAAATGTTACAGATGTTTATTATTTTATCCCGCAGGACGAAGGTTTAAAATATGTGCTTTTTGAGCACAGGACGTTAAGTGATAAGGGAACTTTAAAGAGAGGTGAACTTGTTTATAATTTAGGGGAAGGTCCAATAGGTTATGTTGCAAAAAAAAGGTATATAATGGATAAAGATACCATGTTTCAGGATGCCCTTGTTGATGGGTTACCTGAAACTTATCTTGCTGATCCCTTTGGAATGGATTATGAGATAATTTCACCTCTTACTTACCAGGCAACAAATTTTGGAGTTATTGCTGTTTCAGGAATAAAGGAGGAAAAGATAGAGGGGGTCTCATATAGGGAAACAAAAGAGGAGGCATTAAGAACATCCATGGAAGCCCTTCAAATGATTTCTGAACTTACTTCTCTTGCTCTAAACTCAGCTATGCTCCTTGAGAAGATTCAGACAATGGCTGATACTGATGGTTTAACTGGAATTTATAACAAAAGATATTTTATGGAAAGGCTTTCAAGAGAGCTTTTAAAGGCAAAACAGGATGGTTATAAGGTGGGTATCTTTATGCTTGATATAGACTTTTTCAAAAAATACAATGACACAAATGGACACCCTATGGGTGATAAACTTTTAAGAAGTATTGCAAAGATTTTGAAAAAAACAGCAGAAACACTTAATGGAATACCTGCAAGATACGGAGGAGAAGAGTTTGTAGTGCTTTTACCTGGAAGGAATAAGTTTGAAACAATGACCTATGGTGATCAAGTAAGAAAAATAATTGAAAAAACAAGATTTCCTAAGGAAGAAAAACAACCGGGTGGTAAACTCACAATATCAGGTGGTGTGGCTGTTTTTCCTGATGATGCCCAGGATGAGAAGACTTTAATTGATAAAGCAGATAAAGCTCTTTATAAAGCTAAAGAAAGCGGTAAAAACAGGGTATTGGCAGCTGGTTGA
- the purB gene encoding adenylosuccinate lyase, translating into MIERYKIKEIEEIWSEENKLKLWLKIEILTIEGFEKNGILPKGISDRIKKKNIIITPLEVKEREKITNHDVAAFVDVLEKKVGEDIAPFVHFGLTSSDLLDTTIAIQMRDTLKIVLNRLKILEKVLENKIKENRGILIAGRTHGMFAEPMTLSHKFLSYLSEAKRNEKRLREIIKEVSFGKISGSLGNYLHVPPEVEFYVLKKLNLKPEPVSTQIVPRDRHVLFLFGLVLIGNFLERLATEIRLLSRTEVGELSEPFSEGQKGSSSMPHKKNPVISERICGLARLLRGYLISILENTNLWHERDISHSSTERIVLPDASHLTVYMLDKMIFILENLLINKEKIKENFKKYEKELFSQEFLYFLLKKGKKRSEAYDHVQKKIFEGKIPVDEKDFEKLKEELYNKLIEIEEKLIERLL; encoded by the coding sequence ATGATTGAAAGGTACAAAATAAAAGAGATTGAAGAAATATGGAGTGAAGAAAATAAACTGAAATTATGGCTTAAAATTGAGATCCTGACAATAGAAGGATTTGAGAAAAATGGGATTTTGCCAAAGGGGATATCAGATAGAATTAAAAAGAAAAATATTATAATAACACCCTTAGAGGTTAAAGAGAGAGAAAAAATAACAAATCATGATGTTGCTGCTTTTGTCGATGTTCTTGAAAAAAAAGTAGGTGAAGATATTGCGCCTTTTGTTCATTTTGGTTTAACCTCCTCGGATCTTCTTGATACTACAATTGCCATTCAGATGAGGGATACATTAAAAATTGTTTTGAATAGACTAAAAATTTTAGAAAAGGTTCTGGAGAATAAAATAAAGGAAAACAGGGGAATTTTAATAGCAGGTAGAACACATGGAATGTTTGCCGAGCCAATGACTCTTTCCCATAAATTTCTTTCTTATCTTTCAGAGGCGAAGAGAAATGAGAAAAGATTAAGGGAAATAATTAAAGAGGTTTCCTTTGGAAAAATTTCTGGATCTCTTGGAAATTATCTCCATGTTCCACCTGAAGTTGAGTTTTATGTATTAAAAAAACTTAATTTAAAACCAGAACCAGTTTCTACACAGATAGTTCCGAGGGATAGACATGTTTTATTCCTTTTCGGTCTTGTTTTAATAGGGAATTTTCTTGAAAGGTTAGCAACTGAGATAAGGCTTCTTTCAAGAACAGAAGTTGGTGAATTAAGTGAGCCTTTTAGTGAAGGTCAGAAAGGTTCATCAAGTATGCCCCATAAGAAAAATCCAGTTATTTCAGAGAGAATATGTGGTCTTGCAAGGCTTTTAAGGGGTTATCTTATTTCTATTCTTGAAAACACTAATTTATGGCACGAAAGGGATATATCCCACTCTTCTACTGAAAGAATTGTTTTACCAGATGCTTCCCATTTAACTGTTTATATGCTTGATAAGATGATTTTTATTTTGGAAAATTTATTAATAAATAAAGAAAAAATAAAAGAAAATTTCAAAAAATATGAAAAAGAACTTTTTTCTCAGGAATTTCTCTATTTTCTCTTAAAAAAAGGTAAAAAACGTTCTGAGGCTTATGACCATGTTCAGAAAAAAATATTTGAAGGGAAAATTCCAGTGGATGAAAAAGATTTTGAAAAATTAAAAGAAGAACTTTATAATAAACTTATAGAAATAGAAGAAAAATTGATTGAGAGGCTATTATGA
- the gmk gene encoding guanylate kinase: protein MINLKRKPFIFLISGPSGTGKTTIVRRLMEKFGNELKYSVSYTTREKRGGEIEGVDYYYITEEEFKKKIERGEMIEWTFAYGNYYGTPKEPVLKWLKEGFYVLFDMDSKGLFNLKKYFDDVVSIFLFPPSWEELEKRLTKRHPKEKELVKRRLKEAKEESKMWKFFDYVLVNSDIDFTVKMVEKIYQAEKFKSRLTDLIVEEKI from the coding sequence TTGATTAATTTAAAAAGGAAACCCTTTATATTTTTAATTTCAGGTCCCTCAGGAACTGGAAAAACCACAATTGTGAGGAGGTTAATGGAAAAATTTGGTAATGAACTTAAGTATTCAGTATCCTACACTACCCGAGAAAAGAGAGGGGGAGAAATTGAAGGTGTGGATTATTATTATATAACAGAAGAGGAATTTAAAAAAAAGATTGAAAGAGGTGAAATGATAGAATGGACTTTTGCCTATGGTAATTACTATGGAACACCAAAAGAGCCTGTTCTTAAATGGCTCAAGGAAGGTTTTTATGTTTTATTTGATATGGATTCAAAAGGTCTTTTTAATTTAAAAAAATACTTTGATGATGTTGTCTCTATATTTCTTTTCCCTCCCTCATGGGAAGAGTTAGAAAAAAGATTAACTAAAAGACACCCAAAGGAAAAAGAACTTGTAAAAAGAAGATTGAAGGAGGCTAAAGAAGAAAGCAAAATGTGGAAATTTTTTGATTATGTTCTCGTAAATAGTGATATAGATTTTACAGTTAAAATGGTTGAAAAAATTTATCAAGCAGAAAAATTTAAATCAAGGTTAACGGATTTAATTGTTGAGGAGAAAATATGA